The genomic stretch TCAATAACATCCAATGATTTCATATCCTCTTTGTTTTGGGATTCGGAGTGGATATTCAAGTTCCTTTCCAAGGTTTCATTTGTTGCATGTGTTTCTTTGACTTGAGTAACAGCATTTTGGGCTACACTTTCTGATGCTGCTGGTGGTTCTTTAGGTTGTGGTGGAAGAGGGGCTTTTGATTGATGAATCTGATGTTTATACAGACCTTTTGGTTTCACAGTCTGACCAGCACTTGCTGAAATACTCTTCTTGACTTCAACATCACTTTTAATTTGGTCTTTATTGATTTGTAGCTTTCGTTGGAGCTTTGGTGACTCTATTGTTTTGGTCATCATGCTGCCCAAGCCTGTAATCTGGTTTTGCACAGTTTTGGTTTCTTTCTCATTAGTCACTGCTTGGACATTACTTGTGCTTTCAATCTGTTTTTGTTCTGAGCTTTGAGACACAGACTGGATTTTTAATTCTTGACTTAGCCTATGTTCAGTTGTCTTGGTGGTAGAAGATTCTTCATGTACATTTTGCTGCATCACAGCTTGGTCTACAGTGTGCTTCACCCCCACAGAATTATTTGTAGCTTGAACATTCTTTTCAGACTTTGCTGTTTCTAGGCTATCCCTGTCAAACTTAATACTGACTTTGGGAGAAGACGTTCTTGTCATTTCAGGTTGCTCCATCTGTTTAGACTTTtcaaatttctgaaaaatatttttacatatttgatCCTGTGTGTGAGATTCTTTAAAACCCTGAGACCTTTGTTGTTCAAACAATTGGGTCTCTTTTGGGGGAATTTGACCTTTTGAGACAGTGCTAAATACAGTTGAGGATGATGGCAATAATTGTGTCTccttttgcttatttttattatatgtttCTTCAGGTGCCTCACTAGAAGCTATATTGTTCTTTGCCTTCATTTCATATTGTGCATGAGTTGCTTCCATTGTTGACGTTGCTGCTATTTGTGATGAATTTGTTGACAATAACTTGATGGAATCATTCTCTGCTGAGACCAGCTTTCTTTGTGTTTCTGGAGAAACCGATATATTAACCTGGGATAcagtcttatttttatttttctccagtTCTTCTCTTTGTTGACGATATTTTTCCTCTGCAATCATTAGAGGCGTCTTAAATTTTCGGACATAAGTTTTTTGTTTTGGTGTTGGAGTTTCATCATGAATAGCTGGAGATATCCTACTTGGAGTAAACAACTTCCTCTTGGGTTTCAATGTTTCTTCatgatttttttctagtttgtggtCACAAGTCAGTTGATCTAAATCCTTGTCACTTAGTTGACTGGTGTTTATATTTTCGGCCTTCATTGAACCTATTTCCCCAGAGAAGGATGTCTTACTTCCATTGACATGGCTGACATCCATACTTTCGTGTTCTGATATCTGGGTCACATTAGTCTGGGCTGCAGATGAAGGAATTACATTTTTCTTGGGCTTTAAAGACTCCTCATGGATTCTTTCAAGTTCCTGATCACACACTATTTGATCATAATCTTGATAGGTTGAATGACGGAAGTCCTCAATTTCCTTACTGAATGCCTGTTCTTGAGAAAAAGCTTTGAAATCAGATGATAAAGTCTGATTCTTTACCACTGGAGATATAGCTGGAGAATAGAACATTGTTTGCTTCGCATTTAAGCCTACTTTATTGTTGACTGCTATATCTTTATGAAATTCTGATTGTTCAGAATAACCTGAATGAGACTGACTGCTGTTAATTTGTTCACATTGAGAAATCCTTTGACTGTTGGGTAAGAGTTTTGTTTTTATTGATATTCGTACTTGACATAGTCCCTGATTTAGTATGAAAGACGGGCAGTTTAGACTTAGGGAAGCACATCAGGTCCTTGATTTATTGTCTTCCtaggtttttcattttctgtataTTTCTGTGATAATTCTTTACTTGATTTCTCTGCTGAAAATGTGTTTGATTGAGTCTTCGATTCTTTGCTGGTTGTGAATGACTGTTTATGAGATTGAAAGCCTGTTTTTCTAATGGTTGAATCTTTGTGTTTCTCTGTGTACTGTATACTTGTTTCTGATGGAAGTGGAAAAACTTTATTCTCCATCTTATCTAGTactggtgggggaggggaaggAAAATAATCGGGATCAGTGTATGCCTTAGGAGAAAACTGATTTGGCAgtggtggtggcggtggtggtggtggtggtggggttggtGCAAAAGAAGGTTCTTCCATAGACGGCTgtagtggtggaggaggaggaggaaagtcCATTAAATGATTTTCCCTAAGGCTTGTGGTTTTGATGTTCTTTGTAAGTTGATGTCCACTTCTAGTAGATATTGTTTTGCTGTTTTCACTCATCTCCTTGACTGCTTTCCGTGtgattgtgtttttattttttatattttgagttTCTTTCTGCAAAGCAATCATATCCATTGAATGTTCTTCCTTCTGAGCAATGTCTATATTGTTATTGATAGTATCCAAAACTTGTGCACGTTTAATGTCGGATGTATTGCCAGAAACCATTCTTGACTGGTGGGTTTGCTGATTTTTCTCTTTATTCTGAACATGGTCTGATTTTTTTAAACCTCCAGTGTCAGTCACATCCATAGTGGTGGTTCTAGATGTATTGGAAGCCAGCTTAGTTTGATTTATTATCTTATTTTGATTGACTAAATCTATATGTGACTCTTTTTGTCTGTTGTTAAATTCTTGAACTGAGAAACTTTGCTCTCCAGGAAATTCAATCGGGACATCTGGACCAATGTTACTTTTATTCCAGGCTTTACTAGCTAAAGCCTTATGTGAATTATATTCTCTTTGCTCAGTTATGTTCATTCTGGTAACTTTTTGCTGCAAAGCATTCATATTCTGTATACTTTTGTGATCAGCTTTTACCACTGTGTCTGAAACTTTGTGTTCCATATTATTAATGTTTtgcagatttctttgattgattgtTGATATTGGCTGGTCATCAATACCGACTATGACCGTTTTCCAACCTGCCATATCTCCTGTATgcaaaagttcattattttcttcaCTAGTCTGTTTAAATGTTTTGACTGTGTCTTTCGCATTGCCTTCAGTGCTTTCTCTCCATTGGACTGTCTGAGAGGAAGGCTGTAATAATGTCTTCATGGTACTTTTCATATCACCTTGAATGCTGACTTGATTGTACATAATTTCTTTCTGTAGAAGAGTCTAGGAGGCTTTGTTTGGTTCCACTTACATCTCTTCTGATTATATCTTCTTTTTCTATTTGCTTTACAGACTGTTTTGCTTCCTTTAAAGATTTTAATGCTGCCTCAACATTGCCATGAATAAATTCCTCCTTAACAAACTCGTTCTTCTGCTTTACAGCTTTTTCCAAAGAATCAATGGTTCCTTGAATATCTCCGGGGATGACATCTGGCTTTTCCGTATCCTTGACTTGATACTGTGATTCAGTAAGTGACTTCAGTGTTGCTGGGAGATCAGCTTTAATAATCTCTTCTTTCTGTACTACTACAGCCTGATTTATGGCTTGGCTGAGGGAACTTAAGGTTGCTTGCAAATTGCCTTTAACAATTTCTTCTTTATTTGCATCAAATGATTTATCCTCTGGCTCAGTCATAAAAACTTTAACTGTATTATATACATCACCGGGGATAATATCTGCTTCATCAACAGTTCGTTCAACTTGGGATCGTTGCCGTTTAAGTAATAATTTTGTACCTTCAACATCACCTCCAACAATTTCTTCATTGGTTTGTTCCTCTACTGTTTCCTCAAATTCTCCATGTAGTCTTTTTAAGTAATCTAATGCTCCAGATTCAATGCAAGTAGTAAAAAATTGAACATTTCCCCTTTCCGAATCCTCTATTTTAAACTTTTCGGTCTTCTCACCAGACATGACAGAGGTCTTTAAGTTGTAAATTGTACGTTTTATATCTCCACGTACAACTTCATCTCGTTGAAAATCATGGTTGTCATCCTTATTAAATAAAGAGTAAATTGTCATTTTTATATCACCTTTCTCACTCTCTTGAATAAGTATTCCCTGTTTTCCATAATCCTTGTTTCTGATAAGGTTTTTTATTGCTTCCTGTATATCTCCTCCAATAATGTCCTCCCGCATTGCTTGTATGTCAGTTGATTGATTCATTAACTGTGATTTTGTCAAGCTGATGTTGCCCTTTTCTTCCTCATTCAAACATACTGTTCTTTCAGTAGATGATTGCTGAGACAGCAAGTTCATAATTATATTTTGAAGATCTCCCCTTATAATCTCTTGTTTTTCTATTTTTGGAATATCCTGATTCATGAGTTGAAATTTGGCCATGCGGACATCACCAATTTCATCTGCTTCTAAAATAATCCCATGGGACTTGACAATTTTTTGGCTATACAATTCTTTTAGTGTTTCTTGGATACTCTTCCCAATGATTTCTTGTTTCTCTGTTTTGTATTCATTAAACTCATGTAATGGCGTGGTTTCAAAAAGCCATGTTGTTGTTCTTACATCAGCCTGTGGAATTTCTTCTTTTAGTGCTTTTTTATCAGTTTCATCGACTTCTTTAATTGAATCTAAGTTTTGGTTTTCAAAAAGCCACACAGCTTCTTGCACATCTCCTTTTTGGATGTCCTCCATTGTTACTCTTTTAATATCCTCATAATTTTCTCCATGAAGTTCATCAAGAGTATGGGTCTCGAACAACCAAGTAGATGTCTTAACGTTACCTTGTTTAATCTCACTAATGCTTACTGTTCGCACAGCCTGgctctttttctctttttcgaATAGCTCTTTGTTGCCTTTCACATCACCACCTATAATATTTTCAATAGTCTGAAAATTAATTTATCTGCATCTGAAATCTTATCAAGGGGATGAGTTTCAAATCTCCATCTTACAGAACTAACATCCCCTCTTTTAATATCCTCTTGTGTCACGGCCTTAATAACAAACACTTCATTGGAATCACTGAAAGAGTCCAGAGGTTTTGTTTCAAACAGCCATCTTGTTCCACGAACATTGCCATGCAGTATTTCTTCTTTCTTTACTGTAGTAACTTCATGGTATAATCCTTCTTTATCTTGAATAGCATAAAGGGGTTGAGTTTCAAACATCATTGTGTAGTTTTTCACATCACCTTTAAATATTTCATCCACGTTTACTGTTTTAGTAGTAGTTTCTGAATTATCTTCCTTAATTTGGTCTAAGGAAAAAGTTTCAAATataaaacatccttttttaaCATTACCACCTTGGACATCTGTGATTGTATATGCCTCTTTATTTTTCTCATAGTTTTCATTGATCTCATCGATAGAATGATTCTCAAAAAGCCATCGACAATTCAATACATTTCCCTTTTGGAGGTCCTCAGAATTCATAATTTTCATCCTTTGGAGAACTTCTTGTGAACTAGAGCTAATTTGATCTAGTGCCCGGTTTTCAAAAATATATTTCATGGTGGAAACGTCCCCAGACTGAATATCAATTTCAACCACTCGTTTAAAGTCTTTCTTCTCTTCTTCTTGTATATGTTCTAAATTTTGTGTCTCGAAAAGGAAGCAAACAGATTGCACATCTCTACCTACAACTTCCTCCTTCTCCAAAAGTGTAGACGTTTCTGATTCAACTTGTATTTTGTCAAGTGCCTGAGTTTCAAAAAGCCATGTACAGGATTTCACATCTCCCTTTTGGATTTCCTCATTGCTAGTCATTGTCACTTGTTTTTCATACAGGTCTTCCATTGGTTGGGTTTCAAATAGCCATTTACATGTTCTCACATCGCCTTTGACAATatcatttttctgttttttcaacAACTCTTCATCTTCAGTATGACTAAAGTATTTAATAGAATCCAATGGCTGTGTCTCAAAAAGCCACTTTCCCTTTTTGACATCCCCAGATTGTATTTCTTGAGAAGAGATTCCTCTTATAACTTGGTAGTTTTCAACACTTTCACCAAACTGATCAATTGGAATTGTTTCGAACATCCATTGATATGTTCTTACATCTCCCCTTACTACTTCTTCTTGACGAATTGTTTTGACTTCATGATAATGTCCAAACTGATCTTGTATAGCATACAGAGGTGTGGTTTCAAAAAGTTTCTTGTTAAGCTTTACTGCTCCCTTATCAAAATCTTCTATTTTAATTTTATAAGAGAAATCATCTGTTTGCCAATCTTCTTTCTCAAACGCATTTCTGCAGGTAGTAACATCCCCTTTCTGGATTTCATCAAGACGGACAGTACGAATATTTGTTTTCTTCTCCTCCCTAATCTGTTCAAGTGGACAAGTTTCAAAGACCCATCTTTGATGTCGAACATCCCCTTTTTCCTCTTCTGTGGTAACTACTTTTTTAAGTTTGCCTACTTCAGAAATTTCTTGGAGTTCATCCATTGGTACATTCTCAAATAGATATTTTGCATTACTTACATTGCCACCAATTATCTCCTCACCCTCCAGAGGCCTTTCATTTGCATTGTCTTTTAAAATATCCATTGGAAGGGTTTCAAAAATCCAACATTTTTTATATACATCTGCACCAATGATAGCTTCCTTTTGAATAACAGAATCATCTTCCTCTTTAATTGAATCCAAAGAACGTGTTTCAAATAGCCACCTTGCCTTTCCAACCCCACCTTTAACACTTTCTTCCATAGATATACCTCTGACAACTTGGACCTGAGTTTCATCTTGATTAATCATGTCCAAAGGTTGTGTTTCAAACATCCATCTTGCTGTTTTAACATCTCCTTTTTCAATGTCTTCCCTGCACACTGTTGTTATCTCAAGTACTTTACCAGAACTGTCTTGTAAGACATACTTAGGGTCAGTTTCAAATTGCTTTATGGTAGTTTTCACATCCCCTTTAAAGTCTTTAAGTTCTGATTTTAGTCTTAGCATTTTCATTTCATCAGAAGAAAGAGACCGGTCATTGTATTGAGTCTCAAAAAAATATCTACCAGCTTTTACATCACCTCCATGAATGTCTTCAGAAGTGGAAACGGTATCAGAATCATTTTCTTGGTAAATTTTGTTCAGAGAATCTAATGGCTGTGTTTCAAATAGCCATGTTGCTGTACGGACATCTCCTCTAGCAAGTTCTGGTACTTTGTCAGCTTTTTCCAAAGAGTTTGAGGCATCAACACCAAGGGCATGAATTGGTTGTGTCTCAAACATCCATGTTGTATATTTTACATCCCC from Bufo gargarizans isolate SCDJY-AF-19 chromosome 8, ASM1485885v1, whole genome shotgun sequence encodes the following:
- the XIRP2 gene encoding LOW QUALITY PROTEIN: xin actin-binding repeat-containing protein 2 (The sequence of the model RefSeq protein was modified relative to this genomic sequence to represent the inferred CDS: inserted 3 bases in 2 codons; deleted 2 bases in 2 codons); the encoded protein is MSKVHTGEDRRTNQASQSPHRHRNGNTIFKEDLQASRKIERFTIPLDSLKMMYDRPSRIVVMPRKSSKKKEAEIERSLRSPAVKRQTGNSSSLSSKDSNKKGGRSLSNTMSESEKDGSVAGITRAKKEPSEDTDKSGNIPLDLPESLPLKDRMAMYQDAVTTKGQTSGRNVLEESEACVMSGGLASMKKHFEKSDNVSTHSTVSQYQQKSVKETRRSNEVTFMSSSQATEQHETQFSACNTEQVSVHEQSTQETNTASNYNQEADGVGYMEIPKISAQVLKEQYEKSLKEKSASLGGTTVTQGKHAKIYNDHPEFEWPVVNANISGSPNIIRDSMSSSLKTERTSKSAHTKSVHFGSLEEFSLPPPPPPDILETDEIADFSQSPEPPNANERYASVFPKDAYSKQRNLYELKRLYKHIHPEVRKNLETEYFNQVSDIVTSQYDKKGEVQHARSVFENPVSSPQKCLSPEREYLEWDEILKGEVQSMRWVFENQPLDTIKDESTEQSHIKSIGEQEIIAGGDVKYTTWMFETQPIHALGVDASNSLEKADKVPELARGDVRTATWLFETQPLDSLNKIYQENDSDTVSTSEDIHGGDVKAGRYFFETQYNDRSLSSDEMKMLRLKSELKDFKGDVKTTIKQFETDPKYVLQDSSGKVLEITTVCREDIEKGDVKTARWMFETQPLDMINQDETQVQVVRGISMEESVKGGVGKARWLFETRSLDSIKEEDDSVIQKEAIIGADVYKKCWIFETLPMDILKDNANERPLEGEEIIGGNVSNAKYLFENVPMDELQEISEVGKLKKVVTTEEEKGDVRHQRWVFETCPLEQIREEKKTNIRTVRLDEIQKGDVTTCRNAFEKEDWQTDDFSYKIKIEDFDKGAVKLNKKLFETTPLYAIQDQFGHYHEVKTIRQEEVVRGDVRTYQWMFETIPIDQFGESVENYQVIRGISSQEIQSGDVKKGKWLFETQPLDSIKYFSHTEDEELLKKQKNDIVKGDVRTCKWLFETQPMEDLYEKQVTMTSNEEIQKGDVKSCTWLFETQALDKIQVESETSTLLEKEEVVGRDVQSVCFLFETQNLEHIQEEEKKDFKRVVEIDIQSGDVSTMKYIFENRALDQISSSSQEVLQRMKIMNSEDLQKGNVLNCRWLFENHSIDEINENYEKNKEAYTITDVQGGNVKKGCFIFETFSLDQIKEDNSETTTKTVNVDEIFKGDVKNYTMMFETQPLYAIQDKEGLYHEVTTVKKEEILHGNVRGTRWLFETKPLDSFSDSNEVFVIKAVTQEDIKRGDVSSVRWRFETHPLDKISDADKLIFXTIENIIGGDVKGNKELFEKEKKSQAVRTVSISEIKQGNVKTSTWLFETHTLDELHGENYEDIKRVTMEDIQKGDVQEAVWLFENQNLDSIKEVDETDKKALKEEIPQADVRTTTWLFETTPLHEFNEYKTEKQEIIGKSIQETLKELYSQKIVKSHGIILEADEIGDVRMAKFQLMNQDIPKIEKQEIIRGDLQNIIMNLLSQQSSTERTVCLNEEEKGNISLTKSQLMNQSTDIQAMREDIIGGDIQEAIKNLIRNKDYGKQGILIQESEKGDIKMTIYSLFNKDDNHDFQRDEVVRGDIKRTIYNLKTSVMSGEKTEKFKIEDSERGNVQFFTTCIESGALDYLKRLHGEFEETVEEQTNEEIVGGDVEGTKLLLKRQRSQVERTVDEADIIPGDVYNTVKVFMTEPEDKSFDANKEEIVKGNLQATLSSLSQAINQAVVVQKEEIIKADLPATLKSLTESQYQVKDTEKPDVIPGDIQGTIDSLEKAVKQKNEFVKEEFIHGNVEAALKSLKEAKQSVKQIEKEDIIRRDVSGTKQSLLDSSTERNYVQXQVSIQGDMKSTMKTLLQPSSQTVQWRESTEGNAKDTVKTFKQTSEENNELLHTGDMAGWKTVIVGIDDQPISTINQRNLQNINNMEHKVSDTVVKADHKSIQNMNALQQKVTRMNITEQREYNSHKALASKAWNKSNIGPDVPIEFPGEQSFSVQEFNNRQKESHIDLVNQNKIINQTKLASNTSRTTTMDVTDTGGLKKSDHVQNKEKNQQTHQSRMVSGNTSDIKRAQVLDTINNNIDIAQKEEHSMDMIALQKETQNIKNKNTITRKAVKEMSENSKTISTRSGHQLTKNIKTTSLRENHLMDFPPPPPPLQPSMEEPSFAPTPPPPPPPPPPLPNQFSPKAYTDPDYFPSPPPPVLDKMENKVFPLPSETSIQYTEKHKDSTIRKTGFQSHKQSFTTSKESKTQSNTFSAEKSSKELSQKYTENEKPRKTINQGPDVLPKSKLPVFHTKSGTMSSTNINKNKTLTQHSQSHSGYSEQSEFHKDIAVNNKVGLNAKQTMFYSPAISPVVKNQTLSSDFKAFSQEQAFSKEIEDFRHSTYQDYDQIVCDQELERIHEESLKPKKNVIPSSAAQTNVTQISEHESMDVSHVNGSKTSFSGEIGSMKAENINTSQLSDKDLDQLTCDHKLEKNHEETLKPKRKLFTPSRISPAIHDETPTPKQKTYVRKFKTPLMIAEEKYRQQREELEKNKNKTVSQVNISVSPETQRKLVSAENDSIKLLSTNSSQIAATSTMEATHAQYEMKAKNNIASSEAPEETYNKNKQKETQLLPSSSTVFSTVSKGQIPPKETQLFEQQRSQGFKESHTQDQICKNIFQKFEKSKQMEQPEMTRTSSPKVSIKFDRDSLETAKSEKNVQATNNSVGVKHTVDQAVMQQNVHEESSTTKTTEHRLSQELKIQSVSQSSEQKQIESTSNVQAVTNEKETKTVQNQITGLGSMMTKTIESPKLQRKLQINKDQIKSDVEVKKSISASAGQTVKPKGLYKHQIHQSKAPLPPQPKEPPAASESVAQNAVTQVKETHATNETLERNLNIHSESQNKEDMKSLDVIEYLRKCEELQQTVSNAKQLEADPQTLNINTFRTFLSVIPTWLVSQEKKKNIADLAATSSKDNITEQVSYIKNHAMDMKSTFEGNIQAAMRSSSFGKRRNEVSTQSETSQQKQITMVAKKVETTSRQRKISNDLGRLPSDMKHSDIRACSPLLKMRSPSPTYITIESTVRRTDSPQKDRVPSSSPLPKETVTIPLPPKRSTTPKTSSPSPSQKSRSEQLAKLKDTTVKLSQGTTQPRAITPIPVVVEKKCEIIHSPATLRRQLKIESHTKESFSTIPVPAEITVSTVEDRREVYEEARLCEKQHTVSEKDQAHIPKWLGPDMDTLDAKSILQTTKLPTDNVFQTKSKNVNVRDGDNLHRKTTLGGRSEGNKTASKESANSQFRTPSSKFQSEEKKAVPKESQGTSNELPLQGNVRTVPIRQIRDHRENSSKQIFVNRHDQSQEHLFKPMMHPETILHASGVEKMESKVIRSRTSQNSEGLKTGFEFKHAPPTYEDVISGHMLDISATESPEEILKNFQKTWEESERVFKSLGYTLSDTSEVISSYHQEEFRTENTSSGKGNVHRLSKEGLPNGMPGGRQADFS